One window of Trifolium pratense cultivar HEN17-A07 linkage group LG5, ARS_RC_1.1, whole genome shotgun sequence genomic DNA carries:
- the LOC123887204 gene encoding WAT1-related protein At4g30420-like isoform X1 translates to MGCIDIEYYMPVLVMLLIQSIYAGMSLGIRVILLEGMSPRVLVVYRHASATIALAPVAYLSGRNSGSYSLNLRSFFLIFMTSLIGITLTQNLYFEGLYLIPSSIATAMTNLIPAVTFIITASVGMEKVNIRSLRTIAKIVGTLICVGGAMSITLLKGPKLLNAENLPSKSTMATTLGSDDNWLLGCLFVLASSVAWSLWLILQVPAYASHPNYISLSAWMCLISTLQSAVVTLFLEPNLNAWKINSLLQFGCTLYSGIMGSAVVFCLQAWCITKRGPLFSAMFSPLGTVLVTVLAALLLHEEIYTGSLIGTIGVIVGLYIVLWGKAEDVIEKIDPKSAFIETEEVKFLRNESRGEASCRINLEEPLLTNVLNIKPEIESTRRS, encoded by the exons ATGGGATGCATAGACATAGAGTACTACATGCCAGTATTGGTTATGTTGTTGATACAATCTATATATGCAGGTATGAGTCTCGGCATAAGAGTCATACTTTTGGAGGGTATGAGTCCTAGAGTACTTGTTGTGTATCGCCATGCTTCTGCAACCATTGCTCTTGCTCCTGTTGCTTATTTATCAGG gAGAAACTCTGGCTCCTATTCCTTAAATTTAAGGAGTTTTTTCTTGATATTCATGACCTCACTAATTGG GATTacattaactcaaaatttatatTTCGAGGGTCTATATCTTATTCCTTCTTCAATTGCGACTGCCATGACCAATCTTATTCCAGCAGTCACATTTATAATAACAGCCTCTGTAGG AATGGAGAAAGTAAATATTCGAAGTTTGAGAACTATTGCCAAAATTGTGGGAACATTGATATGTGTTGGTGGAGCAATGTCCATCACATTGTTGAAAGGTCCGAAACTACTAAATGCTGAAAATTTACCTTCAAAATCTACCATGGCTACAACCTTGGGAAGTGATGATAATTGGTTGCTTGGATGTCTTTTTGTTTTGGCAAGTAGTGTTGCCTGGTCATTGTGGCTCATTTTACAG GTTCCAGCTTATGCAAGTCATCCTAATTATATATCATTGTCAGCTTGGATGTGTTTAATTTCAACATTACAATCAGCAGTAGTAACGCTATTCTTGGAGCCAAACCTTAATGCTTGGAAGATTAATTCTCTCCTTCAATTTGGTTGCACTTTGTATTCA GGAATTATGGGATCTGCAGTTGTATTTTGTCTCCAAGCATGGTGCATTACAAAGAGAGGACCTCTTTTTTCTGCAATGTTTAGTCCTCTGGGAACAGTGCTTGTGACTGTATTGGCTGCCCTGTTGCTTCATGAGGAAATATACACTGGAAG CTTGATAGGCACAATTGGAGTGATAGTTGGCTTGTATATTGTGCTTTGGGGTAAAGCTGAAGATGTCATAGAGAAAATAGATCCAAAATCGGCGTTTATTGAGACGGAGGAAGTGAAATTTTTGAGAAATGAATCTCGTGGAGAAGCAAGTTGTCGAATTAATTTGGAAGAACCGCTTTTAACCAATGTTTTAAACATAAAACCAGAGATCGAATCAACAAGACGTTCATGA
- the LOC123887204 gene encoding WAT1-related protein At4g30420-like isoform X2 — MGCIDIEYYMPVLVMLLIQSIYAGMSLGIRVILLEGMSPRVLVVYRHASATIALAPVAYLSGITLTQNLYFEGLYLIPSSIATAMTNLIPAVTFIITASVGMEKVNIRSLRTIAKIVGTLICVGGAMSITLLKGPKLLNAENLPSKSTMATTLGSDDNWLLGCLFVLASSVAWSLWLILQVPAYASHPNYISLSAWMCLISTLQSAVVTLFLEPNLNAWKINSLLQFGCTLYSGIMGSAVVFCLQAWCITKRGPLFSAMFSPLGTVLVTVLAALLLHEEIYTGSLIGTIGVIVGLYIVLWGKAEDVIEKIDPKSAFIETEEVKFLRNESRGEASCRINLEEPLLTNVLNIKPEIESTRRS; from the exons ATGGGATGCATAGACATAGAGTACTACATGCCAGTATTGGTTATGTTGTTGATACAATCTATATATGCAGGTATGAGTCTCGGCATAAGAGTCATACTTTTGGAGGGTATGAGTCCTAGAGTACTTGTTGTGTATCGCCATGCTTCTGCAACCATTGCTCTTGCTCCTGTTGCTTATTTATCAGG GATTacattaactcaaaatttatatTTCGAGGGTCTATATCTTATTCCTTCTTCAATTGCGACTGCCATGACCAATCTTATTCCAGCAGTCACATTTATAATAACAGCCTCTGTAGG AATGGAGAAAGTAAATATTCGAAGTTTGAGAACTATTGCCAAAATTGTGGGAACATTGATATGTGTTGGTGGAGCAATGTCCATCACATTGTTGAAAGGTCCGAAACTACTAAATGCTGAAAATTTACCTTCAAAATCTACCATGGCTACAACCTTGGGAAGTGATGATAATTGGTTGCTTGGATGTCTTTTTGTTTTGGCAAGTAGTGTTGCCTGGTCATTGTGGCTCATTTTACAG GTTCCAGCTTATGCAAGTCATCCTAATTATATATCATTGTCAGCTTGGATGTGTTTAATTTCAACATTACAATCAGCAGTAGTAACGCTATTCTTGGAGCCAAACCTTAATGCTTGGAAGATTAATTCTCTCCTTCAATTTGGTTGCACTTTGTATTCA GGAATTATGGGATCTGCAGTTGTATTTTGTCTCCAAGCATGGTGCATTACAAAGAGAGGACCTCTTTTTTCTGCAATGTTTAGTCCTCTGGGAACAGTGCTTGTGACTGTATTGGCTGCCCTGTTGCTTCATGAGGAAATATACACTGGAAG CTTGATAGGCACAATTGGAGTGATAGTTGGCTTGTATATTGTGCTTTGGGGTAAAGCTGAAGATGTCATAGAGAAAATAGATCCAAAATCGGCGTTTATTGAGACGGAGGAAGTGAAATTTTTGAGAAATGAATCTCGTGGAGAAGCAAGTTGTCGAATTAATTTGGAAGAACCGCTTTTAACCAATGTTTTAAACATAAAACCAGAGATCGAATCAACAAGACGTTCATGA